The following are encoded in a window of Penicillium oxalicum strain HP7-1 chromosome II, whole genome shotgun sequence genomic DNA:
- a CDS encoding Topoisomerase 1-associated factor 1 codes for MELEVSSVGQDVQVIDPDVRMHVYSLVTALGGFNGEDADRYMLGDDALSCLRDIRRWLRLYDQRHNRMDVVRCLGEANLVMGDLLPILSIWWNNGQNSKHLTRVALACLELLVPLTWPAEYHSQMTANHHRHTPYIQQAQVQYKRGILRYGGSNLIRAVIRVALPSMAIPRSERESRDEGILKLMLYLLRNIAIITTNERLAAEGDEEETSRSATINAFQDQDAFALILTMCSNVADDFNQQDVVLLEILFHIIKGVNVDKLFLNDEERKAKRSDELSQLLKKENQVKREYARNAPTRHGRFGTMIWVKRDEHKVSTVSGQNILRNDQASLQKMDESKKWKRPARTRRNKDDSVQYNDFNTPVYLSLLATKNLRTFVEEFLDSGFNPLFTHVRKAIEREAERVTAINARQFFYTVGWFLEAERARRARQVVQRERDGKSAKDVEPDSFGLVAGVLNQETFISLNRSMQNSLDNKEWDDLTAQMRCFTQILLTVQEMTFSPLEEDQEIADNIQNRIFYEETTHDRVLSIVRGYKDQGFGYLDAATELSHVFLRMLERYSKTNVDLQIRSKRRAKKRKKAENAATERPEEGDGEAENDEEINSEDEEDLIDSAQVSKERAFDFKRFAAKFCNQSCVNTFVEFISFYRELNSEQLKRAHRYFYRIAFKQEMTTLLFRLDIISLFHRMIKGPGAMDSSKQIFKEWEELVRQILRRLTKRIDQRPALITELLFSKMNSTIYYLEFGHERQSMSTAKRPPAELHFISKETLSKEAKQGVVAGALVLDGQADLVKWLVDVLKSAASEREDWETNEEVRREEDPASVDTPNPLIHVKPGDEFIENSMFSNPKLRLLMESVGFERLGQEDVRGAQWVVPANITCGELHESISAINKAILNPMLEGSDEDPRQLLRRKETSSARASLAPGTLDVNFGDDSEGEDVVPDGPLFPPNLRTKSNALDELKQKRKKKSRKNQDDEMEAEPLDDALLEERRQARLAAALARQNKIKSDLFIHASDDETDEEADREFFRMEENRRREQAINVTKAMMLGDALQKDAEKNGASHTKKPSARKRKNDSTATQPKRRRKSLSDSDEDDDILMADPDEMSPDSAPEDLPARDTSLTSAEDEMNFDDDLVFSRDRAAKAAALVIDAGSDDEDTPVAPSNRRTRGGFVIDSDSD; via the exons ATGGAGCTTGAGGTGAGCTCGGTCGGACAGGATGTCCAGGTGATTGACCCGGACGTGCGAATGCACGTTTACAGCCTGGTCACTGCC CTGGGAGGTTTCAATGGCGAAGATGCAGATCGCTATATGCTGGGAGACGACGCGCTTTCGTGTCTTCGTGATATCAGGAGATGGTTAAGGCTCTATGATCAGCGACATAATCGAATGGATGTTGTGCGATGTCTTGGAGAAGCCAACTTGGTCATGGGTGATCTTCTGCCCATTCTGTCGATATGGTGGAACAACGGGCAGAACAGCAAACATTTGACCCGAGTCGCACTGGCTTGCT TGGAGTTGCTCGTGCCATTGACTTGGCCTGCCGAGTACCACAGCCAGATGACTGCGAATCACCACCGACACACCCCGTACATTCAACAGGCCCAAGTCCAGTACAAGCGCGGCATTCTACGATATGGAGGCTCCAACCTTATTCGTGCCGTCATTCGTGTCGCCCTTCCGAGCATGGCCATTCCCCGCTCCGAGCGCGAGTCCCGGGATGAAGGAATTCTGAAATTGATGCTCTATCTCCTACGAAATATTGCCATCATCACTACCAACGAGAGACTAGCCGCGGaaggtgatgaagaagagacctCAAGATCGGCGACAATCAATGCCTTTCAGGATCAAGATGCATTTGCGCTGATTTTGACTATGTGTTCGAATGTTGCGGACGACTTTAATCAGCAAGATGTGGTTTTGCTGGAGATTCTTTTCCACATCATCAAAGGTGTCAATGTCgacaagctcttcctcaacgACGAGGAACGAAAAGCGAAGCGATCGGATGAGCTTAGTCAGTTACTTAAAAAAGAGAACCAAGTCAAGCGAGAATACGCCCGAAACGCACCTACACGGCATGGCAGATTCGGAACCATGATTTGGGTCAAGCGAGACGAGCACAAAGTAAGCACTGTTTCCGGTCAAAATATCCTGCGAAATGATCAGGCCAGTCTTCAGAAGATGGACGAGAGCAAGAAATGGAAACGACCGGCGCGTACGCGCCGCAACAAGGACGATTCCGTGCAATACAATGACTTTAATACTCCTGTTTACCTGTCGTTGCTGGCGACGAAGAATCTGCGGACATTTGTTGAGGAATTCCTTGATTCTGGATTCAATCCTCTTTTTACACACGTTCGCAAAGCCATTGAACGAGAAGCCGAGCGAGTCACTGCAATCAACGCGCGGCAGTTTTTCTATACGGTTGGCTGGTTCCTTGAGGCGGAGCGTGCTCGGCGAGCTCGACAGGTCGTCCAACGCGAGAGAGACGGCAAATCTGCGAAAGACGTGGAGCCAGACAGCTTTGGTTTGGTAGCTGGCGTGCTGAATCAGGAGACTTTTATTTCGTTGAACCGGAGCATGCAAAACAGTCTCGACAATAAAGAATGGGATGACCTCACGGCTCAGATGCGATGCTTCACACAGATCCTCCTGACCGTGCAAGAGATGACCTTCTCGCCCTTGGAAGAGGACCAAGAAATTGCCGACAATATTCAGAATCGCATTTTCTACGAAGAGACGACCCATGACCGGGTACTCTCCATCGTGCGAGGATACAAAGACCAAGGATTCGGCTACTTGGATGCGGCAACAGAGTTGTCACATGTCTTTTTGCGCATGCTGGAGCGATATTCCAAAACCAATGTGGACTTGCAAATCCGATCAAAGAGACGAGCCAAGAAACGCAAGAAGGCGGAAAATGCTGCAACCGAACGGCCCGAGGAAGGAGACGGGGAGGCAGAAAACGACGAAGAAATCAACtctgaggacgaggaagatctGATCGATTCGGCGCAGGTGAGCAAGGAGCGCGCTTTTGACTTCAAGCGATTTGCTGCCAAGTTCTGCAATCAAAGTTGCGTGAACACCTTTGTCGAGTTCATCTCCTTTTATCGAGAATTGAATTCGGAACAGCTGAAGCGCGCCCATCGATACTTTTACCGTATCGCATTCAAACAAGAGATGACTACCCTGCTTTTCCGCCTGGATATTATCAGTTTATTTCACCGAATGATCAAGGGCCCCGGAGCGATGGATTCCAGCAAGCAGATCTTCAAAGAATGGGAGGAACTTGTCCGGCAGATCCTGCGTCGATTGACAAAACGAATCGACCAGCGACCGGCTTTGATTACGGAACTGCTTTTCAGCAAGATGAACTCAACCATATACTATCTGGAATTCGGCCATGAGAGACAGAGCATGTCGACTGCGAAGCGACCTCCTGCTGAACTTCatttcatctccaaggaGACCCTCTCGAAAGAGGCCAAACAGGGTGTTGTCGCCGGTGCACTGGTTCTGGATGGTCAGGCAGATCTGGTTAAGTGGCTTGTCGATGTTTTGAAATCTGCTGCCTCGGAGCGCGAGGACTGGGAAACCAATGAAGAAGTTCGCCGGGAGGAGGATCCCGCGAGTGTCGACACGCCCAATCCCCTGATTC ATGTCAAACCCGGTGACGAGTTCATTGAGAATTCCATGTTCTCCAATCCCAAGTTGCGCCTCCTGATGGAGTCTGTTGGCTTTGAACGGcttggccaagaagatgtGCGCGGCGCGCAATGGGTCGTTCCAGCAAACATCACCTGCGGCGAATTGCATGAGAGCATCTCTGCCATCAACAAGGCCATCTTGAATCCCATGCTTGAGGGTAGCGATGAGGACCCTCGCCAGCTGCTTCGTCGCAAAGAGACTAGTAGTGCCCGCGCGAGTCTCGCGCCGGGTACTCTGGACGTGAACTTTGGAGACGACTCGGAGGGGGAGGACGTTGTTCCTGACGGGCCACTTTTCCCACCAAACTTGCGAACCAAGTCCAATGCATTGGATGAACTCAAGCAGAAGCGAAAAAAGAAGTCTCGAAAGAATCAGGACGACGAAATGGAGGCCGAGCCCCTGGATGATGCTCTCTTGGAAGAGCGTCGTCAAGCTCGTTTGGCAGCGGCCTTGGCGCGCcaaaacaagatcaagagtGATCTCTTTATTCACGCCAGTGACGATGAGACCGATGAAGAAGCTGATCGAGAGTTCTTCCGTATGGAAGAGAACCGACGCAGAGAGCAAGCAATTAATGTCACGAAGGCCATGATGCTTGGGGATGCTCTGCAAAaagatgcggagaagaaCGGCGCGAGTCATACCAAGAAACCCAGTGCGCGCAAGCGCAAAAATGACAGCACAGCCACGCAACCCAAACGACGTCGCAAATCGCTGTCTGACAgtgacgaggacgatgataTTCTCATGGCGGATCCAGACGAGATGTCTCCTGATTCTGCGCCTGAAGACTTGCCTGCTCGTGACACATCACTCACGTCGGCCGAAGACGAGATGAACTTTGACGATGATTTGGTGTTCAGTCGAGATCGGGCGGCCAAAGCGGCGGCTTTGGTGATTGATGCAggcagtgatgatgaagacacGCCCGTGGCACCGTCCAACCGTCGCACTCGGGGCGGATTCGTGATTGATTCTGATTCCGACTAG
- a CDS encoding putative 3-hydroxybutyryl-CoA dehydrogenase, with product MFASSLRSVARRGPLKARTFSSTAATSAAEVKSLGVIGAGQMGLGIALVAAQKAGVPVTLVDNSQASLDKGLKFADKLLEKDVAKQRLTREAADAARALLTPTVKMDDLSSVDFVIEAVPEIPDLKQSIFKALAQIAPKHAILATNTSSIPITKIAAATTSDPTDLQAPSRVISTHFMNPVPVQKGVEIIRGLQTSQETTDTAIAFVERMGKVASVSADSPGFLANRILMPYINEAVICLETGIGGREDIDNIMKNGTNVPMGPLTLADFIGLDTCLAIMNVLHQETGDSKYRPAGLLRRMVDAGWMGKKTGKGFYTY from the exons ATGTTCGCATCTTCGCTTCGCTCGGTCGCTCGTCGTGGCCCTTTGAAGGCCCGCACCTTCAGCTCGACCGCTGCGACGAGCGCTGCCGAGGTTAAGTCGCTCGGCGTTATCGGTGCTGGTCAGATG GGATTGGGAATTGCTCTCGTCGCCGCGCAAAAAGCCGGAGTCCCCGTGACTCTAGTCGATAATTCACAGGCGTCTTTGGACAAGGGCCTCAAGTTTGCCG ACAAACTTCTCGAGAAAGATGTTGCCAAGCAGCGTCTGACCCGTGAGGCCGCTGATGCCGCTCGTGCTCTGCTTACTCCCACCGTGAAGATGGACGACCTTTCCTCGGTTGACTTTGTTATCGAGGCCGTTCCCGAAATTCCCGATCTCAAGCAgtccatcttcaaagccCTTGCGCAAATCGCGCCCAAGCACGCCATTCTGGCCACCAACACTTCATCTATCCCTATCACCAAAATCGCCGCCGCTACCACTTCAGACCCGACAGACTTGCAGGCCCCGTCCCGGGTGATCTCCACCCACTTTATGAACCCCGTACCCGTTCAGAAGGGTGTCGAGATCATTCGTGGCCTGCAGACATCGCAAGAAACCACCGACACTGCCATCGCTTTCGTCGAGCGCATGGGCAAGGTCGCTTCGGTCTCTGCTGATTCCCCGGGCTTCCTGGCCAACCGTATTCTCATGCCATATATCAACGAGGCTGTGATCTGTCTTGAGACCGGCATCGGTGGGCGTGAGGATATCGACAACATCATGAAGAATGGTACCAATGTCCCCATGGGTCCCTTGACCCTGGCAGACTTCATTGGGTTGGACACTTGTCTGGCTATCATGAATGTGCTCCACCAGGAGACTGGTGACAGCAAGTACAGACCCGCTGGACTCCTGCGTCGCATGGTCGATGCAGGTTGGATGGGCAAGAAGACCGGCAAGGGATTCTACACCTACTAA